From the Polyangiaceae bacterium genome, one window contains:
- a CDS encoding membrane dipeptidase, with product MKRVGRSIGHVGFLRPIMLVTIPGALAALAMPARAASPADCGDTKIDINGLDALYESLNDNGPGKIGPRRLVVDQVGTVKFGTQRMFVQGTPMDDDRATLTLKKTAGRAKTQVTICSTDGSGTKRVLQQFDFENGTGNLGQVRQFRLSGLKDKRLSVRLVSAKGTNTMSYSIELARDGAGNVWSPNRSLAAAARKPVVGWADLHAHQSSPLGFGGGLIAGDFQSSERFPRCAAGHAQPKGITGLAIKQHPSVGNNSPTSGTYDTGHGHHCSVAKGGTTRCWSDTVHQKMDAASLEQAHKDGLRLLVTHAVSNQAVCVLTGNIKDRGVHCSDMEAIKRQILGLKRFDEKHAWYTIVRDPWEARRAIARGQLAVVLGVETSNIFPQSDGNALKQLHELYAMGVRVTYLAHESNTDFAGAAFHHWPFLLANSQLKEIKNALKGDRYKVVEAGLNPALVEGKISSARNPVGLKPAGRTLLNEMMRLNMLVDIDHLSYRATDDVFAAAKQNKYYPLFAGHTRIDTLLSDDAQKQTMELVATDKILGYVRDTGGMVGLRTGPEAMRTYSKSRHKNDCPGSVKSFSQFYQWYADRGYKIGFGTDFGGYVPMIGPRWGADACPARNKDNPAANQGAVPNPKNAPSSWKVYVDRGMVDVGTLSSVVFDLDSLGVDTKPLRRSAEDFLRMWERTYETNRGKVP from the coding sequence ATGAAACGCGTAGGGCGAAGCATTGGGCACGTCGGGTTCTTGCGTCCGATCATGCTGGTCACCATTCCAGGGGCGCTGGCTGCCCTGGCTATGCCTGCACGAGCGGCAAGCCCAGCGGACTGCGGCGACACGAAGATCGACATCAACGGCTTGGACGCCCTCTACGAGTCCCTCAACGACAACGGGCCAGGCAAGATTGGTCCACGACGCTTGGTCGTGGACCAAGTGGGCACCGTGAAGTTCGGCACCCAGCGGATGTTCGTCCAAGGTACGCCGATGGACGACGACCGAGCGACGCTGACGCTGAAGAAGACCGCCGGTCGCGCCAAGACCCAGGTCACGATCTGCTCCACGGACGGCAGCGGAACGAAGCGGGTGCTCCAGCAGTTCGACTTCGAGAACGGCACTGGCAACCTGGGCCAGGTACGGCAGTTTCGTCTGAGCGGCCTCAAAGACAAGCGCCTCTCGGTGCGTCTGGTGAGCGCCAAAGGCACGAACACGATGAGCTACTCCATCGAACTCGCTCGCGATGGCGCTGGCAATGTGTGGAGTCCGAATCGCTCCCTGGCGGCAGCTGCGCGCAAGCCGGTCGTTGGCTGGGCAGACTTGCATGCACACCAGTCGTCCCCGCTTGGGTTCGGCGGTGGACTCATCGCGGGCGACTTTCAGTCCTCTGAGCGCTTCCCAAGGTGCGCTGCGGGCCATGCACAGCCGAAGGGCATCACCGGACTGGCGATCAAGCAACATCCATCGGTTGGCAACAACTCCCCAACAAGTGGCACTTACGACACTGGTCACGGGCACCATTGCAGTGTGGCCAAAGGCGGCACTACCCGCTGCTGGTCTGACACGGTGCATCAGAAGATGGACGCGGCTTCCCTGGAGCAGGCTCACAAGGACGGTCTACGACTCCTGGTGACGCACGCTGTCAGCAATCAGGCGGTCTGTGTGCTCACGGGCAACATCAAGGACCGCGGTGTCCACTGCTCGGACATGGAAGCGATCAAACGACAGATCCTGGGACTCAAGCGCTTCGACGAGAAGCATGCTTGGTACACGATCGTGCGCGACCCGTGGGAGGCACGGCGCGCAATCGCTCGAGGTCAGCTCGCGGTCGTGCTGGGTGTCGAGACCAGCAACATCTTTCCGCAATCGGATGGCAACGCGCTGAAGCAGCTGCACGAACTCTACGCAATGGGCGTTCGTGTCACGTACCTGGCGCACGAGTCCAACACGGATTTCGCCGGGGCGGCCTTTCACCACTGGCCGTTCTTGCTGGCCAATAGTCAACTCAAGGAGATCAAGAACGCCCTCAAAGGCGATCGCTACAAAGTCGTCGAAGCCGGGTTGAACCCGGCGCTCGTGGAGGGAAAGATCTCGTCGGCACGCAATCCCGTGGGGCTCAAGCCCGCGGGCCGAACGTTGCTGAACGAAATGATGCGCCTGAATATGCTGGTGGACATCGACCACTTGTCCTACCGCGCGACCGACGACGTCTTCGCCGCGGCGAAGCAGAACAAGTACTACCCACTGTTCGCCGGGCACACTCGCATCGACACGCTGCTGAGCGACGATGCGCAGAAGCAGACGATGGAGCTGGTTGCTACGGACAAGATTCTCGGCTACGTGCGTGACACTGGCGGCATGGTGGGGCTGCGCACTGGCCCCGAAGCCATGCGAACCTACTCGAAGTCGCGTCACAAGAACGACTGCCCTGGCTCCGTGAAGTCTTTCAGTCAGTTCTATCAGTGGTACGCCGACCGCGGGTACAAGATTGGGTTTGGCACGGACTTCGGCGGCTATGTGCCGATGATTGGCCCACGCTGGGGCGCGGATGCGTGTCCGGCGAGGAACAAGGACAACCCCGCGGCGAATCAAGGTGCTGTGCCGAACCCCAAGAACGCGCCCAGTAGTTGGAAGGTGTACGTCGATCGCGGAATGGTCGACGTCGGGACGCTCTCGTCCGTGGTGTTCGACCTGGATTCCCTGGGCGTCGACACCAAGCCGTTGCGCCGCTCGGCAGAAGACTTCTTGCGGATGTGGGAGCGGACCTACGAAACGAACCGCGGGAAGGTGCCCTAG